One Aegilops tauschii subsp. strangulata cultivar AL8/78 chromosome 2, Aet v6.0, whole genome shotgun sequence genomic window, AACCTTGATGCATACGAGATGGTAGAGTCCAAttggtgcaccctccacttctcGTAGTACCACGTCTACACTACAACAAAAACAACTTAGAAAATTTTCCATAAAATTAAATGTATGGTATGTTAATAATGATTGTATTACCTGCAGCAGTGGTAGGTTGCCCTCCAGATTTGCTCCACCATTTACAAATTTCCTGACGCTAGCCATAAGATGGTCAAATGTAAGCTGTCCAAAATTGGTGCTCTTTATTGTCTCAACGTTTCTAACAATCCCAAGGTATCTGTTGTCCACATACTGCTGCGTTGTCGGGCATACATATTTTCCTATGGTGTACAAGACAAATGGCCTGACAAAATTAGGTGTTCTGTCGCCTTTCATCTTGGCTAGCAATCCTTTCAAAGTTACTTTTGTGTCATTGGGGTCTTTCAGTTCCTTCCACAACTCCAAAGTATCGTTGTGATTTGAAGAGACGTGATTCTTCCCTATGTAGGGCAGGCCTGTTATATGCTCCACATCTTTTAGTGTGATCCTACATGGTCTCCCATTAATTATAAAGGCATCCTGCTCTGCATCATATGAATAAGTGATGGCCTGCCACAATAGACGTCTCATTCTCATGCCAGGAGTCTTGAGAAGTTCACCCAGTCCAATCAACTTGATGTATGTCAGTTGTTGTGCGTTTAGTTCTTTTATGAACTTCTCGTATTGCAGCAAAGAAGAAACCTGAGTTCCCTGAATGTACAAATAGTGTGATTAGATTCTGTATGGTATTCATTTAAACACGCATAGAACCGACTATATCTAATCTATGCCAATATCAAAATTGTGCTCTACAGTACTGCATGAAATCATAGAGCTTCTAGGCCATATAATGAACACCAGACATAGAAAAACAAGCTATCTCTGTCGGAAAATTGACTGATAATAGTATAGATTTTTAGTAGAAAGAGCAGACTTTGGTCTATGTACACTACTAAAGTTTCAGGCGTCACGCTTACGAAAATAATTGCATACATGATCAGAAGATCAATAGTTTATAGATAATTTCAAAAAAGGAATGTAGCAGTTCCATTGCAAGCATTCAAGAGCACATACTCCTTAGTTCCCATCAGATTCATAAAGATCAATTAGTAAAGACCATGCAAAATTAAGGGCAATCACCAACAATTTGAATGACTGGAGACTAAGAACTCATTTAGAAAGCCTATGCCAAAAAATTAGCAATTTCCAAATTTTAAGGCATATAAACAGAGACGATAACCTTATGTCCAGTAAACATGACTATAGTAGTGAGTCGAGCAACCAAAAATATAACTAGGCATCATCAAGCAGCCTAAAAATGTTGACATGGACCGAAACATGTGAGCCTACTGTCCATCTTTCTCTTTAGTTTTCTCCTTTCTTTCTCCTCAACCTAAAATTTAATATAGTACATACATTTGATGTTCTCAATGCCAAATAAGTGAGGCGTGCTCATATTTCTGCATGTTTTTACTAAATCATGTACATTGTGACCGTTGAAACGCGCAGAACTGACAAGTTGGACCAGTTACCATAGATTCACAGTGAAGAAATTAACTACAAAGACTAGTCTTGAATTTCTAGACGTTTAGTGTAAAACAGGCCAATCAACAAAAAGAGAAACAACTTACGTACAAAACTACTTTGTATTCTGTCTACTGCGTATTTGATCAGGCATTTAGGAGTACTACGATTATTTTGTTGATTTGGTTGCTGGTTTTAAACAAATTTAAATTACTAGTCTTCCTTTCCATATCGTTACACGTAGAACTTTCCAGCACAAAAATTAGCGCAAGTTTCATTACAGAGAGAGGCATTCACGACTAAAAACTAAGAGAGGAAGGCATCCACGATCTCCCTTaagttttgctaaagcacatctagatgtgctctaagtattgcacatctaagtcctaTGTCATTGATTTTATGCTAAGATTCGTGCAAGCCTTTTTTTTgtccttttttcttttctttctagaCACACCCATCTCCCTTCGGTAAAATAGGGATAGTTCGTTATGGCTGTAACTAAATGAGATCAAAAGGAAGTGCGCCGTAAATTATGGGTTTGCATGCAGacttgggaaggagggagtatacAGAATACAAGGATCTCGATCGTTACCCGAGGATTCTCTCGATGGCGACCGGCTCCATTGCCGTTCgctttcatcttttgcttcgctGGCTTCTCCGACGTGCCCTTCTCTTTCGTCGGCTTCTCTGACGTGCCCTTCTCTTTCATCTCAGGATTCACCGACGCAGGCTTCGAAGATGACGGCTCCGTCGGCTTCACCGACCTGGGAGCTACTTTGGGCGGCGTGGGGTGGTAATTCGGTGTAGTCATGGAAGGCTAGGTATGGGAGGCGTGGGGTGGAGTATACGATCTATGCCGTGAAAAGCTTTCAATTGTTAGGGGATTCTCTAACAACCGATCATAATGAAATATTGGGAATTTGGGATCTCACGAAGAGGTAGTTTTAGATCACGTAAGGTTTATTTATAGGGGATTCTCTAACAACCGACCACAAGGAAATATTGGGAATTTGGGATCTCACAAAGAGGTAGTTTTAGATCATGTAATGTTTTTTTAGCAAGCttttttttgagatttttttAGCAAGTTTAGATCAGTAATCTCAACCGTGAAGCGTTTGGGCTTCTTGTGCTTTCTTATACGGGCCTATTATAATGGGATGAGCCCATTTTAAATGAGAACATGAGAAAGGAAAGCGAGGACTCCAACAAGGCGGGACGAGCCCCGTCCCAATTATTTAGGATGGGCATGCGCGTGGGCGCTTCGTCCTCACTGCGCCCACTATCCCAACAATCTGGCTTTTGGAAAGGTGAGTTCTCCTTCCTATCAATTTTGTTAGTAGTTCTCCAGTGGCAGCACATACGATGGCCTTCTTCTTGTCAATTTATTATTCTCCTGCTTCTTTATTTTGTGCGGACAGATTCATCTGCCTGCAACATGTAGTCCGTTGCCTTATGAGAATTTTGCACACAGATTCATCTGCATGCAACATCTAGTCCGTTGTCCTGTCAATTTCTTGTTTTTATCCTGCTTCTTTAGTTTGTACACACAGATTCATCTGCATGGGCGATGAACAATTCATAAATACATGTTTATTCTTGATTGTTGATGCAGTTATTGAGATAAATATTTCAAGAGCGTAAATTTTGATTGTTAATGcgcatatactccctctgcaaggAAATATAACAACTTTTGGTTCACTACTTTAGtgatttctttacagagggagtacatgtttAGTTTAAATTGTTCATGCACTTGTTTACATAAACTTTCAATAGCGCCAGAATTACTATACTATCTGCCGTCATATTCATCTCGGCTTATTGTTATCATGTTATTGTCGTGCTTCATGTCTTATACTGGTTTCATCAATTACAGTCCTTCGGCAAGGCGTTCGTGAAAGATTATGCTGTCAGGGCAGATGGAAATACCGAAATTTTTGTGAAGTACACGAACAAGGCTAGCTGTGTTGATTACTGCATTCGCAGATTCAAATACTGGCTGCAGAACGATGACAAGAAGATAGTTGCACTGGATGTGGAGTTCACCTGGCCTCATGGTCTGACACAGATGGCTGCCGTGGTCCAGTTATGCGTTGGCATCTACGTCCTCGTGTACCACATAAGCATTGCTGATGAGCACTGCGGCCTGCTTGCCGCCTTCCTGCTCGACGAGGAGTACACCTTTGTTGGTGTGGACATCAACAATCACGAGAAAAAACTCAAGCGTGTTGGTCTGGTGGTATGAAACTTTGTGCATATCCGGAATATGTGGAGAGTGCCTGATCCAGTGACCATTAAGCCAAAGTATGGCTTGGCTGACTACGCTGGTTCCATCATCCACCACAGCTACAACAAGATGAAGGATGCTATCACAGAAGATGACCACCATATATGGGCAGAAGCGCCCTTGCCCTTGAAGAACATCTATTATGCTTCCACGGACGCGTATGCCACCTACGATGTATACAGGCGCTTGGTGAACTTCCAGAAGGGGTTCGAGAGTCAGTGCCAACATCTCACCAAATCATCTAAACGGTCCAGGAAGTCCGGAAGCAAGAATGAATCAACCTAAAATGTTTCTTCTATTTAACTAGCTGATAGTCTGTAAACTTTATTATACTGCTAGTAAGTCGTAAGTTCAAATTTCCTGCAAGTTGAATCATCCTTTATTCTAGCTGTCTTGCCTAATTTGATCCACGTTCACGAGATATTATACTTAAGACGTTTATTTTGTTTCGGTTTTGCTAGCTATGATACAGAATGCGATAGCCATTTTTACCAAAAGATTATTTCTGATTAAAATGAATACTGTTGTCAACTGGGTTTGAATAGAgaaattttattttttaattgcATAGAGAAAGttcattttttaaatcaaaataaggGTCGCCCCCTGTAATTTTCCATTAACAGAAACCACATGGTCTTTCAAGCCCCTGATACAAACTACAGGTAGAAACTAAAGTAATCAACTAGCAGCACAAATCATACATGGTAGCAAGCCCAGCCAGACTTAACATGAAGGTCCAAAAAATAAAACTACGACAGAGGGCAGAAAATATAGCTGAGAGATGCGCAGGCGACGCCGCAATACCCTGTGTCTCCACACTTGTGATGAACTGTACAATTCACCTGCTACATGCTCTAGCCTGCGCATATAGACCATCAGCACCTCTTTGCTCCCAACAACAGCACCTCTTTGTTTACCACCTTCATCTGCAATATAGACCATCCCATGATCCACAAGTAAATTAGCTAAACAAGAGTCATAAGATCACTATAACATTTATTTTGTAATCTCACATTATTCCTGCATTACCAAAGAGTCAAGAACACAACTGATGCCCTTCCCGCATCTCCTACGTAAACACTCATAGGTAGTTCTACCATCCTAACTCCATGATTTAAAATATTAATAAAACCCCCTTAACGATTCCATTTGCATTACCATCATTCATGATTATAGCCAGGGAAACGACAGCCAATAAAGCAACCACCTGTGTAAGCCCTATTTTGAGTCCTGAATAAGGCCCAATCCTAGCATTTACTCTAACTGCAACATGTCCTCCTCTCATATTAATCATCACCCAAGACATAATGAAGACATAACACCATAGATGCATAACTGCTATCAACATAGTTTTCGCACTATACCTAGTGTAAAGGACACTCTTGCGTTGTCGTGCTACATTTGTGGCTCCTCGATCAGCATGGTCATAACCACCTCGATCTGAAGATCTTCACGGGTGGTGGTCTTGAAACCGAAAAGAACGACTTTATGAACCTTGAGCTCTTCACTGTCAACAAAATCACTCCATCCCTTGCCGAAGATGATGCGGCCATCATCACACTTGTGGTACTTGACCGACATGAAACTGTCCTTGCACAGCCGAATGCCAGCAAGCCCATCTCCCGGTATCTCCCCATCTCATCGGGTCTTCAGGGCGTCGACAAGTTTCACCGGCAATCTCTGTATGCACCGTCATAGGAAGAAAAATTATCAAATATGTGAAGGAGCAGTAAACAAAAGGATCTTCAGCTACATCTACACATAAGAATCTTCAGTTATGGGAAACAAAAGGATATGCAAAAACACACATCAGTGTATTCACTGGTTTCAGCTACAATAGCATATCATTAATCTTTCTCTCcatgaaaaaacaaagaaaattgCATACAAAATAGAAAATACTAGTACACCAAAAACATACCATCGTCTTTCCTGCTATGTTCGACTTGGTGAAGCGGTGGACAAAAAATGCACGTATATAACCTTTCTTCATCGCCAAAAGGTCATGTAGGTTACGCTCCTCTTGCTTCGTCAGATTAATTCCCTTCGTTATGACAGCTAATTCTTGAGGATCTTTACGCTCTTCGTTTTGATCGCATGTCCTTGGCAGGTTGTAGCAGTACACCATAGGAATGTCTTTAGTCAAATCGAAGGAGACAAGGTCGCCTTCTCGCAGGTCGAAGTCTTCAACAAACCTGCATCGGTTTTCACCACAGATGATCGCCCTTGAATTCCCTTTGTGCACGTCAAAATCATACATGCGGCTCCCTCTCGCTTGAAAAAACAATGAACTGTCTGGGATGGCGCTGAACTGGTGCCATGCGTAGCATGGCACGATCTGTAGATGTAGAATTTAATTGCTATTTATTTCCTACATTTTGTTAATCTTCAAAGTAGAGGGGAACAAACACGATACAAGTAAAAATTGACATGATTATTTATACCACAGCTGAAGTACCCCCATCTAGCCTGATGGTAAATGTCAACCCATCAGCATCGGGCCTGTTGCAGTCCTGTCGACAAGTTATGCACACCACCTGTGTaaacaaaaaaagaagaaaagcaAAGGATGAGAATTTAAGAAAAGGGCTTATGCATGTAAACACACTAGGTAACAATCAGACAGTATAATCAACGAAGGTACTGCATCACTAATCAACAATCATACACTTGAACTGAGCGGGTGGCTCGCCATCCACTCCTCATAACCCCGCAATGCAGCGCGTGCCCGCCGCACCACAGCTTGTTCAGAAATTTTCTTCTGTTGATCCTCGACCGACAGCATGGGCTCACCCTGAGTGTCAACGCGCGGCATTGGCC contains:
- the LOC141040629 gene encoding uncharacterized protein, with translation MAFFLSIYYSPASLFCADRFICLQHSFGKAFVKDYAVRADGNTEIFVKYTNKASCVDYCIRRFKYWLQNDDKKIVALDVEFTWPHGLTQMAAVVQLCVGIYVLVYHISIADEHCGLLAAFLLDEEYTFVGVDINNHEKKLKRVGLVV